A stretch of the Polluticoccus soli genome encodes the following:
- a CDS encoding citrate (Si)-synthase, eukaryotic: protein MGYVKDSFRAKADEQAKEIKNIIAQHGEKVLDQVTIAQAYQGMRGIPGLITETSLLDSNEGIRFRGFSIPELREKLPHAEGGNEPLPEGLFYLMLVGEVPTQEDVEHISATWARRSHVPNHVFDTIEALPASTHPMTQFSIAVLALQTESKFAKAYNEGISKKEYWDYVYEDTMTLIARLPRIAAYIYRRKYKNGEHIQPDGMLDWSANFAHMLGFDNEGFRELMRLYLTIHADHEGGNVSAHATHLVGSALSDPYLSFAAGMTGLAGPLHGLANQEVIRWIEEMQQELKTEQPSKEQIADYIKKTLTEGKVVPGYGHAVLRKTDPRFTAQMEFAKKHCPNDPVVQTVWNVYEVAPPILEGTGKIKNPWPNVDAHSGALLKHYGLVEEDFYTVLFGVSRALGVLASLCWDRALGFAIERPKSMTTEWIKKFVEKSETVAG from the coding sequence ATGGGTTACGTAAAAGACAGCTTCAGGGCCAAGGCTGATGAGCAGGCTAAAGAGATCAAGAATATCATTGCACAGCACGGCGAAAAAGTGCTGGACCAGGTGACCATCGCACAGGCATACCAGGGTATGCGCGGTATCCCCGGTTTGATCACTGAGACATCATTACTTGATTCGAACGAGGGTATCCGTTTCCGTGGTTTCTCTATTCCCGAGCTGAGGGAAAAACTGCCGCATGCAGAAGGTGGCAACGAACCACTGCCCGAAGGCCTGTTTTACCTGATGCTGGTTGGCGAAGTTCCTACCCAGGAAGATGTGGAGCATATCTCGGCTACATGGGCGCGCCGCAGCCACGTACCGAACCACGTGTTCGATACCATCGAAGCGCTGCCTGCCTCTACGCACCCAATGACACAGTTCTCTATCGCTGTGCTGGCACTGCAAACAGAATCTAAATTCGCTAAAGCCTACAACGAAGGCATCAGCAAAAAAGAATACTGGGATTATGTGTACGAAGATACCATGACCCTGATAGCCCGCCTGCCACGTATCGCTGCATATATCTACCGTCGCAAATACAAGAATGGCGAACACATTCAACCAGACGGTATGCTGGACTGGAGCGCCAACTTCGCTCACATGCTGGGCTTCGATAACGAAGGCTTCCGCGAGCTGATGCGTTTGTACCTTACCATCCACGCCGACCACGAAGGCGGTAACGTGTCTGCACACGCTACACACCTGGTAGGTTCTGCACTGAGCGATCCTTACCTGTCGTTCGCCGCTGGTATGACCGGTCTTGCTGGTCCGCTGCACGGCCTGGCCAACCAGGAAGTGATCCGCTGGATAGAAGAAATGCAGCAGGAGCTGAAAACAGAGCAACCAAGCAAAGAGCAGATAGCTGACTACATAAAGAAAACCCTGACCGAGGGTAAAGTTGTTCCGGGTTATGGCCACGCGGTACTCCGCAAAACCGATCCACGCTTTACAGCGCAAATGGAGTTTGCTAAAAAGCATTGCCCTAACGACCCTGTGGTGCAAACCGTATGGAACGTATACGAAGTGGCACCTCCGATACTGGAAGGTACCGGCAAGATCAAAAATCCATGGCCTAACGTAGACGCGCACTCTGGCGCCCTGCTGAAACACTACGGCCTGGTAGAAGAAGATTTCTACACGGTGCTGTTCGGCGTATCGCGCGCACTGGGTGTACTGGCCAGCCTTTGCTGGGACCGTGCCCTGGGCTTCGCTATCGAGCGTCCGAAGTCAATGACCACAGAGTGGATTAAGAAGTTTGTAGAGAAAAGCGAGACCGTAGCGGGGTAG
- a CDS encoding EamA family transporter has protein sequence MWLVYALLSAVFAALTAIFAKIGVKDVDSDLATAIRTVVILVLAWSIVFAKKAHTGIAVLSKHNLLFLVLSGVATGLSWLFYFKAIQLGEVSKVAPVDKLSVALTMILAVVLLGEHMTVKETVGAGLVVCGVLVMVL, from the coding sequence ATGTGGTTAGTTTATGCTTTACTCTCAGCGGTGTTTGCTGCACTCACCGCCATCTTTGCCAAGATAGGTGTGAAGGATGTAGACAGTGACCTTGCTACTGCCATACGCACAGTAGTGATACTGGTGCTGGCATGGTCGATAGTATTTGCTAAGAAGGCTCATACTGGGATAGCGGTGTTGTCGAAACATAATTTGTTGTTCCTGGTGTTGTCGGGTGTGGCAACGGGCTTATCGTGGTTGTTCTACTTCAAAGCCATCCAATTGGGCGAAGTATCGAAGGTGGCGCCTGTTGATAAGCTGAGTGTAGCATTGACAATGATACTGGCAGTAGTATTGCTGGGTGAGCATATGACCGTCAAAGAAACGGTAGGTGCCGGACTGGTTGTGTGCGGTGTATTGGTAATGGTATTGTAG
- a CDS encoding deoxyhypusine synthase family protein has protein sequence MSKGPISQFVEHHYRHFNAAALVDAAKGYETHLLEGGKMMITLAGAMSTAELGISLAEMIRQDKVAIISCTGANLEEDIMNLVAHTHYKRVPNYRDLSPQEEWELLENGFNRVTDTCIPEEEAFRRIQQHIVKLWKEANDKGESYFPHEYMYKLLLSGAMKEHYEIDVKNSWMIAAAEKNLPIICPGWEDSTMGNIFASYCIKGELKSTTMKSGIDYMVWLSDWYRKNSSGKGVGFFQIGGGIAGDFPICVVPMMYQDLEWHDVPFWSYFCQISDSTTSYGSYSGAVPNEKITWGKLDIKTPKFIVESDATIVAPLIFAWVLGW, from the coding sequence ATGAGTAAAGGTCCTATATCGCAGTTTGTGGAACACCATTACAGGCACTTCAACGCGGCAGCGCTGGTAGATGCAGCCAAGGGTTATGAAACACACCTGCTGGAAGGCGGTAAAATGATGATCACCCTGGCTGGTGCTATGAGTACCGCCGAACTGGGTATATCGCTGGCTGAAATGATCCGCCAGGATAAAGTGGCTATCATCAGCTGTACCGGTGCCAACCTGGAAGAGGATATCATGAACCTGGTGGCGCACACACACTACAAGCGCGTACCCAACTACCGCGACCTGAGTCCGCAGGAAGAGTGGGAACTGCTGGAGAACGGTTTCAACCGCGTAACCGATACCTGCATACCTGAAGAAGAAGCTTTCCGCCGCATACAGCAGCACATTGTTAAACTGTGGAAAGAAGCCAACGACAAAGGCGAAAGCTACTTTCCGCACGAGTATATGTACAAGCTGCTGCTGAGCGGCGCTATGAAAGAGCACTACGAGATAGATGTGAAGAACAGCTGGATGATAGCTGCTGCAGAAAAGAACCTGCCGATCATTTGCCCGGGCTGGGAAGACAGCACCATGGGTAACATCTTCGCTTCTTATTGCATCAAAGGCGAACTGAAGTCGACCACCATGAAAAGCGGTATCGACTACATGGTATGGCTGAGCGACTGGTACAGGAAGAACTCGTCTGGCAAGGGCGTAGGCTTCTTCCAGATAGGTGGTGGTATTGCGGGAGACTTCCCGATATGTGTTGTGCCTATGATGTACCAGGACCTGGAATGGCATGATGTGCCTTTCTGGAGCTATTTCTGCCAGATCAGTGATAGTACTACTTCTTATGGTTCGTACAGCGGTGCGGTGCCTAATGAAAAGATAACCTGGGGTAAACTGGATATCAAGACACCTAAGTTTATAGTGGAAAGCGACGCTACCATAGTCGCCCCGCTGATATTTGCCTGGGTGTTGGGATGGTAA